From the genome of Fusobacterium varium, one region includes:
- the nanE_1 gene encoding Putative N-acetylmannosamine-6-phosphate 2-epimerase produces MILSCQVKKTDPLYLPEIIEKLVACGEWGDACGYRIDTPENIIKVRKITNKPIIGLWKINMETEDVFITPSMKEVDEIVNAGADIVAVDATNRVNSYGRKAYELIPEIKEKYPDLLILADIRNAEEAREALKIGAHMVAPTLYRFNDNPKSTDSPDFEELARIVEACEGLGFVIMEGKITSPEEAIQSLYLGAHAVVIGSAITRPHLSTLRFTSIMNKYKRKIPLKY; encoded by the coding sequence TTGATTTTATCTTGTCAGGTAAAAAAGACTGATCCGCTTTATCTTCCAGAAATAATTGAAAAACTGGTAGCATGTGGTGAATGGGGAGATGCCTGTGGATATAGAATAGATACACCTGAAAATATAATAAAAGTAAGAAAAATTACAAACAAGCCCATTATTGGTTTGTGGAAGATAAATATGGAAACAGAAGATGTCTTTATCACCCCAAGTATGAAAGAGGTAGATGAAATAGTAAATGCTGGGGCTGATATTGTGGCAGTTGATGCTACAAATAGAGTAAATAGTTATGGAAGAAAAGCTTATGAGCTTATTCCAGAAATAAAAGAAAAATATCCTGATTTATTAATACTTGCTGATATCAGAAATGCTGAAGAGGCAAGAGAAGCTTTAAAAATAGGAGCACATATGGTTGCTCCTACACTATATAGATTCAATGATAATCCAAAATCTACAGATTCACCAGATTTTGAAGAACTGGCAAGAATTGTAGAAGCCTGTGAAGGACTAGGATTTGTAATCATGGAAGGGAAAATTACTTCTCCTGAAGAAGCAATTCAAAGTCTTTATCTTGGAGCTCATGCTGTTGTAATTGGAAGCGCAATCACAAGACCTCATCTATCAACATTGAGATTCACAAGTATTATGAATAAATACAAAAGGAAAATTCCATTAAAATATTAG
- the ptsG_7 gene encoding EIICBA-Glc, with protein MEGKVSLKDNLFSLGQQLGKAIMMPISILPVAGLLLGISAALSSGAAIKAYSVLDNAALQGLLKLMNAVGNGVFAALPLIFAVGIAAGLAKNEKGSAGLSAVVGYFVLLTGTGAFISIFGKGAPAGADIRLYGQAVQFGIKTLNMNVFGGVLAGIVTGVVHNKYYKTKLPDVLAFFGGSRFVPIVNTIVFMIISLIMVFVWPAIAAMIAYFGVLTQGLGIFGAFIYGLVLRGFYVLGLHHVFYLPFWTTAAGGTLEVGGKVIEGWQNIFLAQLADHNTVRYFSNIALYNSGRYFHMIFTMPAICLAMYTAIPKGPKRKATFGFLFSIGLTSFLTGVTEPISFALLFASPLLFVAEAVSFAISFVIAAIAKITIGSTFSAGLVEFLLFGVFQGNSKTNYIWILILGIPIFIVNYFLFKFLIEKLNAKTPGREDDEEQEKSLKGKYTSGEAKTIIEALGGMENIADLDNCATRLRVSVKKLDKVNIDMLKQTGAHNVVTRGKNLQIIYGPTVNLIRTEIDEYVATL; from the coding sequence ATGGAAGGGAAAGTTAGTTTAAAAGACAATCTTTTTAGCTTAGGACAACAGTTAGGTAAAGCTATCATGATGCCTATTTCTATTTTACCAGTAGCAGGACTTTTACTTGGGATTTCTGCTGCATTATCATCAGGAGCAGCTATAAAGGCTTATTCTGTCTTAGATAATGCTGCATTGCAAGGGTTGCTTAAATTAATGAATGCTGTAGGAAATGGGGTTTTTGCTGCATTGCCATTAATTTTTGCTGTAGGTATAGCTGCTGGATTAGCAAAAAATGAAAAAGGATCTGCTGGTCTTTCAGCAGTTGTTGGTTATTTTGTTCTTTTGACAGGAACAGGAGCATTTATAAGTATTTTTGGAAAAGGAGCTCCTGCTGGTGCAGATATACGTCTTTATGGACAAGCTGTACAGTTTGGAATAAAAACTCTTAATATGAATGTTTTTGGAGGAGTTTTAGCTGGTATTGTAACTGGGGTAGTTCATAATAAATATTATAAAACTAAACTCCCTGATGTGCTGGCTTTCTTTGGAGGATCAAGGTTTGTTCCAATAGTTAATACAATTGTATTTATGATTATATCTTTAATCATGGTTTTTGTTTGGCCGGCAATAGCAGCTATGATTGCTTATTTTGGAGTTCTTACTCAGGGATTGGGAATATTTGGAGCTTTTATATATGGGCTTGTTCTTAGAGGATTCTATGTTTTAGGTCTTCACCATGTATTCTATCTTCCATTCTGGACTACAGCTGCTGGAGGAACTTTAGAGGTTGGAGGAAAAGTTATTGAAGGGTGGCAGAATATATTTCTTGCACAATTAGCTGATCACAATACAGTTAGATATTTTTCAAATATAGCTTTATATAACAGTGGAAGATATTTCCATATGATATTTACAATGCCAGCTATATGTTTAGCTATGTATACAGCTATTCCAAAAGGACCAAAAAGAAAAGCAACATTCGGTTTCTTATTTTCAATAGGACTTACAAGTTTCTTAACTGGAGTTACTGAACCAATATCATTTGCTTTATTATTTGCTTCACCTCTGCTTTTTGTAGCAGAAGCAGTTTCCTTTGCAATATCTTTTGTTATTGCAGCAATAGCTAAAATTACAATAGGGTCTACTTTCTCAGCTGGATTGGTTGAATTTTTACTATTTGGAGTATTCCAAGGAAATTCTAAAACTAATTACATTTGGATACTTATCTTAGGAATTCCTATATTTATAGTAAATTATTTCCTATTCAAATTTCTTATAGAAAAATTGAATGCTAAAACACCAGGAAGAGAAGATGATGAGGAACAAGAGAAGAGCTTAAAAGGAAAATATACTTCTGGAGAAGCTAAAACTATAATTGAAGCTTTAGGAGGAATGGAAAATATTGCTGATCTTGATAATTGTGCTACAAGATTAAGAGTATCAGTTAAAAAACTTGATAAAGTAAATATTGATATGTTAAAACAAACAGGGGCACATAATGTTGTTACTAGAGGAAAAAATCTTCAAATCATTTATGGACCAACAGTAAATCTTATTAGAACAGAAATTGACGAATATGTTGCCACATTATAG
- the yidP_1 gene encoding Uncharacterized HTH-type transcriptional regulator yidP, translating to MEDKKVSKYQLIESYIVEGIQSNHYKVNDILPTEAELAEKFNCSRVTVRQALSNLAYKGIIYRIQGKGSFVSKENTLKRSPLLKSFTEDILDMGKKPWSIVETFYITKVGEHIGRIMGLKPNEKIYYIERIRFADNDPILFEKTYMEISKHPEISVKILEGSKYEYAKKHGMEISISYQNITPVFPPENIAEKLKISSKTPILKLSNVTYLSNGELFDYNELYMNTELYQLNIVKKVEK from the coding sequence ATGGAAGATAAAAAAGTTTCAAAGTATCAATTGATAGAAAGTTATATAGTCGAAGGAATACAAAGTAATCATTATAAAGTTAATGATATTCTTCCAACAGAAGCAGAACTGGCTGAAAAGTTCAACTGTTCCAGAGTTACTGTTCGTCAGGCATTAAGTAATCTGGCATATAAAGGTATTATCTATAGAATACAAGGGAAAGGATCTTTTGTATCAAAGGAAAATACTTTAAAACGTTCTCCACTCTTAAAAAGTTTTACAGAAGATATTCTTGATATGGGGAAAAAGCCATGGTCAATAGTAGAAACTTTTTACATAACAAAAGTTGGAGAGCATATTGGAAGGATAATGGGACTAAAGCCTAATGAAAAAATCTATTATATTGAAAGAATAAGATTTGCTGATAATGATCCTATTCTTTTTGAAAAAACATATATGGAAATATCTAAACACCCTGAAATATCAGTAAAAATATTAGAAGGCTCTAAATATGAATATGCTAAAAAACATGGAATGGAAATATCTATTTCTTATCAAAATATAACTCCTGTATTTCCTCCTGAAAATATAGCTGAAAAATTAAAAATTTCTTCTAAAACACCTATTTTAAAATTGTCAAATGTTACATATTTATCAAATGGAGAACTTTTTGATTACAACGAATTATATATGAATACTGAATTGTATCAACTGAATATAGTAAAAAAAGTTGAAAAATAA
- a CDS encoding histidinol-phosphatase encodes MILSDYHLHSEFSGDSIQNIDELILKAISMGIEEIAITDHLEYDMEGITGKWILDLESYTQKIGIMKEKYRKDIEIKLGVEVGIQPHTKKYLEEKIKKYPFDFVIASSHAINGKDISFGEIHKGKTKDEIQTMYFENVLKNVEVYEEYNVYGHLDFITRYGGDASKGLNYEIQRDIIDEILKKIISKGKGIEINTSGYRYREDRFYPHIKVLNRYFELGGEIITVGSDAHKKEDVAKDFDIVYDFLRNAGKKYICSFKKMEPIFKKI; translated from the coding sequence ATGATTTTAAGTGACTATCATTTACATAGTGAATTTTCAGGAGATTCAATTCAAAATATAGATGAATTAATATTAAAGGCTATAAGTATGGGGATTGAAGAGATAGCAATAACAGATCATTTGGAATATGATATGGAGGGCATAACTGGAAAGTGGATATTAGATTTAGAAAGTTATACTCAGAAGATAGGAATTATGAAAGAAAAATATAGAAAAGATATAGAAATAAAATTAGGGGTGGAAGTTGGAATACAACCTCATACAAAGAAATATTTAGAGGAGAAAATAAAAAAGTATCCTTTTGATTTTGTAATTGCATCTAGCCATGCAATTAATGGAAAAGATATATCCTTTGGAGAGATACATAAAGGAAAGACGAAAGATGAGATACAGACCATGTATTTTGAAAATGTATTAAAAAATGTTGAAGTATATGAGGAGTACAATGTTTATGGACATCTTGATTTCATCACAAGATATGGTGGAGATGCCTCCAAAGGATTAAATTATGAAATTCAAAGAGATATTATTGATGAAATATTAAAAAAGATTATTTCCAAAGGAAAAGGAATAGAGATAAATACTTCAGGTTATAGATATAGGGAAGATAGATTTTATCCCCATATAAAAGTATTAAATAGATATTTTGAACTTGGTGGAGAGATTATAACAGTAGGTTCTGATGCTCATAAAAAAGAAGATGTAGCTAAAGACTTTGATATTGTTTATGATTTTTTGAGAAATGCTGGGAAAAAATATATTTGTTCTTTTAAAAAAATGGAACCAATATTTAAAAAAATATAA
- the potA_5 gene encoding Spermidine/putrescine import ATP-binding protein PotA, whose amino-acid sequence MAGLNSIDEGNIYVHGEEITGKSPKDRGIGMVFQNYALFPNLDVYDNIAFGLSVKGMNKEEIDKKVKNIVSLVQLEGKEHNFPSQLSGGQKQRTAIARSVIMEPKILLLDEPLSALDAKVRKTLRDELKKIQKHLNITTIFVTHDQEEALTISDRIFVMDKGNIVQMGTPEEVYTSPSSIFLAKFIGNYNIFDRKQIEILFPEEKYDNLAIRPEAIYIKERGRNYEMSNFICKKAFIKNINILGNVIRYLTEINGIDIIVDLLNRGENKIYTVGSEVELMFLKKELKNLK is encoded by the coding sequence ATGGCAGGGCTCAATAGTATAGATGAGGGGAATATATATGTTCATGGGGAAGAAATAACAGGTAAGTCTCCTAAAGACAGAGGAATAGGAATGGTATTTCAAAATTATGCTCTTTTTCCAAATCTTGATGTCTATGATAATATAGCTTTTGGGCTTTCAGTAAAGGGAATGAATAAAGAAGAGATAGATAAAAAAGTAAAAAATATTGTTTCCCTTGTACAGCTGGAGGGAAAAGAACATAACTTTCCAAGCCAGTTAAGTGGAGGACAGAAGCAGAGGACAGCTATAGCCAGATCAGTTATAATGGAACCTAAAATACTTTTGCTGGATGAGCCACTTTCTGCTCTTGATGCAAAAGTAAGAAAAACATTAAGAGATGAATTAAAGAAAATACAGAAACATTTGAATATAACGACTATATTTGTTACACATGATCAGGAAGAAGCTCTTACTATATCTGATAGAATATTTGTTATGGATAAAGGAAATATAGTTCAAATGGGAACTCCAGAAGAGGTATATACATCTCCAAGCAGTATTTTTTTAGCTAAGTTTATAGGAAATTATAATATTTTTGACAGAAAACAGATAGAAATTTTATTTCCAGAGGAGAAATATGATAATCTTGCTATTAGACCAGAAGCAATCTATATAAAAGAGAGAGGCAGAAATTATGAAATGTCTAATTTTATCTGTAAAAAGGCTTTCATAAAAAATATAAATATACTTGGAAATGTAATAAGATATCTTACTGAAATTAATGGAATAGATATAATTGTAGATCTTCTTAATCGTGGAGAGAATAAAATATATACTGTAGGCTCAGAAGTTGAGCTTATGTTTTTAAAAAAAGAATTGAAAAATTTAAAATAA
- a CDS encoding spermidine/putrescine ABC transporter membrane protein, translating to MNNKKHGIIAVIILFLLFTPVVGTFLYSLSTKWSGSIFPDGLTIRWYFEIMKSPFLVKALLRTVFICFFSLGFIVIIMVPSIFITSYYFPKLEKLMEFLVLICFSVPGAVSVVGLMKIYSGGILKLTGTLYILLGVYFVLAFPFMYRGIKNNMNGLPMREIIESANILGVSTTKAFVKLIIPNIKKE from the coding sequence ATGAATAATAAAAAACATGGAATTATAGCAGTTATAATATTATTTTTATTATTTACACCAGTAGTAGGAACATTTTTATATTCTTTGAGTACAAAATGGAGTGGAAGTATTTTTCCAGATGGACTGACAATAAGATGGTATTTTGAAATTATGAAATCGCCATTTTTAGTAAAAGCTCTATTGAGAACTGTATTCATTTGCTTTTTTTCTCTTGGTTTTATAGTAATAATAATGGTTCCTTCAATATTTATAACAAGTTATTATTTTCCAAAATTAGAAAAATTGATGGAATTTTTGGTTCTTATATGTTTTTCAGTTCCAGGAGCAGTATCAGTAGTAGGACTTATGAAAATATATTCAGGAGGGATATTGAAACTTACAGGGACATTATATATTCTTCTTGGAGTATATTTTGTTCTAGCATTTCCATTTATGTATAGAGGAATAAAGAATAATATGAATGGACTTCCTATGAGGGAAATTATAGAAAGTGCAAATATTTTAGGGGTTTCTACTACAAAAGCTTTTGTGAAATTAATTATACCAAATATAAAAAAGGAATAA
- the potB_3 gene encoding Spermidine/putrescine transport system permease protein PotB, producing the protein MKKLLKNKEKRGALLLLLPFFFIMLMFQLLPFLNVIAGSFYTVGGEFTLNNYAVVFRSKFLTQAIKNSVELSLYSTVFGIIIAFQGAYSLNRLKNSSKKIIILLINMISNFNGIPLAFSFVILFGLNGVLTIILRQLGLLGNFNLFSKSGLILMYTYFQIPLGILLLYPSFGKLQKEWEEMAYILGAGKMIFWRRIGIPMLILEITGTMLILFANAMGAYACTLALTSGNYNVMTIRITSYIAGETSYEPGLASALAVVLAVFLITATAINEIFVKRGKKYE; encoded by the coding sequence ATGAAGAAACTACTGAAAAATAAGGAAAAAAGAGGTGCTTTATTATTACTGCTTCCATTTTTCTTTATAATGTTGATGTTTCAACTTCTTCCTTTTTTGAATGTAATAGCTGGAAGTTTCTACACAGTTGGTGGAGAATTTACTTTAAATAATTATGCTGTAGTTTTCAGAAGTAAATTTTTAACACAGGCAATTAAAAATTCTGTTGAGCTTTCATTATATTCAACTGTTTTTGGAATAATCATAGCTTTCCAAGGGGCCTACTCTCTTAATAGATTAAAAAATAGTTCTAAAAAAATAATAATATTATTGATAAATATGATATCTAATTTCAATGGAATACCTCTTGCCTTTTCATTTGTAATTCTTTTCGGACTAAATGGAGTACTTACAATTATTCTAAGACAGTTGGGATTATTAGGAAACTTTAATCTTTTTTCAAAATCAGGATTAATATTGATGTATACATATTTTCAAATACCTTTAGGTATTTTACTGCTTTATCCAAGTTTTGGAAAGTTACAGAAAGAATGGGAGGAAATGGCATATATACTTGGAGCTGGCAAAATGATTTTCTGGAGGCGAATAGGAATTCCAATGCTTATTCTGGAAATTACAGGAACTATGCTGATACTTTTTGCCAATGCTATGGGAGCATATGCTTGTACCTTAGCACTTACAAGTGGAAATTATAATGTAATGACTATTAGAATAACAAGTTATATAGCAGGAGAAACTTCATATGAACCGGGTTTAGCAAGTGCTTTAGCAGTAGTTCTAGCAGTATTTTTAATCACAGCTACTGCTATAAACGAAATATTTGTAAAAAGAGGTAAAAAATATGAATAA
- a CDS encoding phosphoglyceromutase, producing the protein MEKVILVIIDGLSYGTKKYMGFLEALKSENLTDSYKVQSGYPSLSRPLYEEILTGVSPVNSGIVNNEIKRLSKEESVFSLAVKNGKKTAAAAYYWVNELYNTGGFDRIRDSETENEMANINYGRFYWEDNFPDTHLFVQGEILRKKYNPDILLIHSMNVDDIGHKFGGTSSEYIDSARKISDILSALVPNWIKEGYQIIITSDHGMSKLGNHGGISPDETLVPMWLIGDKIRKRKLKKDMQGKISQKIIAPLCCEMMNIKKSQRMVDIEYEETTEK; encoded by the coding sequence ATGGAAAAGGTAATATTAGTTATAATAGATGGACTTAGTTATGGAACAAAAAAATATATGGGATTTTTAGAAGCTTTGAAAAGTGAAAATTTAACAGACAGTTATAAAGTTCAAAGTGGATATCCCAGTTTATCAAGACCCTTGTATGAAGAAATACTTACAGGGGTTTCTCCTGTTAATAGCGGAATAGTAAATAATGAAATTAAAAGATTATCAAAAGAAGAGAGTGTCTTTTCATTGGCAGTAAAAAATGGGAAAAAAACAGCAGCAGCAGCATATTACTGGGTAAATGAACTATACAATACTGGGGGATTTGATAGAATAAGAGATAGTGAAACAGAAAATGAAATGGCAAATATTAATTATGGAAGATTTTATTGGGAAGATAACTTTCCAGATACCCATCTTTTCGTTCAAGGAGAAATCTTAAGAAAGAAATACAATCCAGATATTCTTCTTATCCATTCTATGAACGTAGATGACATAGGGCATAAATTTGGAGGAACCTCCAGTGAATATATAGATAGTGCCAGAAAAATATCTGACATACTTTCAGCATTGGTGCCAAACTGGATAAAAGAAGGATATCAAATTATTATTACTTCAGATCATGGAATGAGCAAACTAGGAAATCACGGAGGAATATCCCCAGATGAAACTCTTGTACCTATGTGGTTGATAGGAGATAAAATTAGAAAAAGAAAATTGAAGAAAGATATGCAGGGAAAAATATCTCAAAAAATAATTGCTCCACTGTGTTGTGAAATGATGAATATTAAAAAATCTCAGAGGATGGTGGATATAGAATATGAAGAAACTACTGAAAAATAA
- a CDS encoding 2-aminoethylphosphonate ABC transporter substrate-binding protein: MKKIALGIIMAALLIGCGSKEKKETLTAEKINSMTAEQIFEEAKKEGRVDSVGMPDSWANWKGTWDDLKNKYGIDHADTDMSSAQEIAKFEMEKENASADIGDIGVGFTPVAIAKDVTLPYKTSYWNEIPEWAKDKEGKWILGYTGTIAFIVDKQQVAEKDIPRTWKDLRNGKYIVNAGEVGIAAQANSGILAAALALGGNEKNLEPALELFADIAKQGRLGLLDPGIQNLEKGEVQVGIVWDFNGLNYRDAIDKNRFEILIPQDGTLISGYATIINKWAKHPFAAMAAREYILSDAGQINLARGYAKPIRNVKLPDDVAKKLIPDEQYKNARPVTDHEAWNNTSKDLAGMWQEKVLVNLN; this comes from the coding sequence ATGAAGAAAATAGCATTAGGAATAATAATGGCAGCTCTATTGATAGGGTGTGGAAGTAAAGAAAAAAAAGAAACTTTAACTGCAGAGAAAATAAATTCAATGACAGCAGAACAGATATTTGAAGAAGCGAAAAAAGAAGGAAGGGTGGATTCTGTAGGAATGCCTGACAGTTGGGCAAACTGGAAGGGAACATGGGACGATTTGAAAAATAAATATGGAATAGACCATGCAGATACAGATATGAGCAGTGCTCAAGAAATAGCAAAATTTGAAATGGAAAAAGAAAATGCTTCAGCAGATATAGGAGATATAGGAGTAGGGTTCACCCCAGTAGCAATAGCTAAAGATGTAACTTTACCATATAAAACAAGTTACTGGAATGAAATACCAGAATGGGCAAAGGATAAAGAAGGAAAATGGATACTTGGATATACAGGAACAATAGCTTTTATTGTAGATAAACAACAGGTTGCAGAAAAAGATATTCCTAGAACATGGAAAGATCTTAGAAATGGAAAATATATAGTAAATGCAGGAGAAGTAGGAATAGCTGCTCAGGCAAATAGTGGAATTTTAGCAGCAGCTTTGGCTTTAGGAGGAAATGAAAAAAATCTTGAGCCAGCTTTAGAATTATTTGCTGATATTGCTAAACAGGGAAGGTTAGGGCTGCTTGATCCAGGTATCCAAAATCTTGAAAAGGGAGAAGTACAAGTTGGAATAGTATGGGATTTTAATGGATTAAATTATAGAGATGCAATAGATAAAAATAGATTTGAAATATTGATTCCTCAAGATGGGACATTGATAAGTGGATATGCAACTATAATCAATAAATGGGCTAAACATCCATTTGCAGCGATGGCAGCTAGAGAATATATTTTAAGTGATGCAGGACAGATAAATTTAGCAAGAGGATATGCAAAACCTATAAGAAATGTAAAGCTTCCAGATGATGTAGCTAAAAAATTAATTCCAGATGAGCAGTATAAAAATGCTAGACCAGTGACAGATCATGAAGCTTGGAATAATACTTCTAAAGATTTAGCTGGAATGTGGCAGGAAAAAGTATTAGTAAATTTAAACTAG
- the fecA gene encoding Iron(III) dicitrate transport protein FecA, translating into MNLKKLALHSLLISTTIFANSNTENTDEINLGNTVIYSSTGFETTVRDVASNPTIIVSETIEEKHYSSIEDVLKDVPAVNVQYQMGMPVIDMRGQGTKAMTNVQLLVDGIRANASDTSHVGTPVNTVSIDQIERIEVIPGGGAVLYGSGTSGGVINVITKKQTGPRASAGYSYGNYRGNTYEVSAGHTIGKLDIDLGYTRKEIKGYRKYNEEDSDYFSGKLRYDISDDHSLTFRYSKYNSDSEIPNSLTKAQLGEDRRQHGKKSGDINKWDRDKDEFSLEYAGKLNDNIELNLTGYFQDTDMHYKMFTAATNMNMKAAFDDEKKGATAKLKYKYGDGSSVIFGIEYLDNELHRKQNMYMERMGTTIPMANIDLKATKESISGFVLNTYKYQDFEFIQGFRYEKADYDMKRKSFGNKLKLDGNTKDADNFAVELAVNYLYSDTGNVYLKYERGFTSPAPALITNRYATTHPDPTKAGVYYFNDLDSETYNTFELGFRDTFGISELNGAVFYTLTNDEIRSSGHASNTQHLIENINLDKTERYGFELSAKQDIGKFTFNESYNYVHAKVKKANDNGEKLDGKRIAYVPNHKLSLGVLYSFNERFNIGGDVVYKSAVYLTNNNEGGKKNAHAVANIRANFKATESLNLYAGVNNVFDKKYYDYVSYSSSTNEFLYDPAYERNYYVGFKFQF; encoded by the coding sequence ATGAATTTAAAAAAATTAGCTTTACATTCTTTATTAATTTCAACTACAATTTTTGCTAATTCGAATACTGAAAATACAGATGAAATAAATCTGGGTAATACAGTTATTTATTCCAGCACTGGTTTTGAAACTACAGTACGAGATGTAGCAAGTAATCCTACTATTATAGTAAGTGAAACAATAGAAGAAAAACATTATTCTTCTATTGAAGATGTTTTGAAAGATGTTCCAGCCGTCAATGTTCAGTACCAAATGGGAATGCCAGTAATAGATATGAGAGGACAGGGAACAAAAGCAATGACTAATGTCCAGCTTCTTGTTGATGGCATTCGTGCAAATGCTTCAGATACTTCCCATGTAGGTACTCCTGTTAATACAGTATCTATTGATCAAATAGAGAGAATAGAGGTAATTCCTGGAGGAGGAGCAGTTCTTTATGGAAGTGGAACTTCTGGTGGAGTAATTAATGTCATAACTAAAAAACAGACTGGACCAAGAGCTTCTGCAGGATATAGTTATGGAAACTATAGAGGAAATACTTATGAAGTTTCTGCTGGACATACAATTGGAAAACTTGATATAGATTTAGGCTATACAAGAAAAGAAATAAAAGGATATAGAAAGTATAATGAAGAGGATTCAGATTATTTCAGTGGTAAATTGAGATATGATATATCAGATGACCATTCCCTTACTTTTAGATATTCAAAATACAACAGTGATTCTGAAATTCCTAATTCTTTGACTAAAGCTCAACTGGGAGAAGATAGAAGGCAACATGGTAAAAAATCTGGAGATATTAATAAATGGGATAGAGATAAAGATGAATTTTCACTGGAATATGCTGGAAAATTAAATGATAATATAGAATTAAATTTAACAGGATATTTCCAAGATACTGATATGCACTATAAAATGTTTACTGCTGCAACTAATATGAATATGAAAGCTGCTTTTGATGATGAAAAAAAAGGAGCAACAGCAAAATTAAAATATAAATATGGAGATGGCAGCAGTGTTATCTTTGGAATTGAATACCTAGATAATGAACTTCATAGAAAACAAAATATGTATATGGAAAGAATGGGTACTACAATCCCTATGGCTAACATTGATTTAAAAGCTACTAAAGAATCTATTAGTGGTTTTGTATTAAACACATACAAATATCAAGATTTTGAATTCATTCAAGGATTCAGATATGAAAAAGCTGATTATGATATGAAGAGAAAAAGTTTTGGAAACAAGTTAAAGCTCGATGGTAATACAAAAGATGCAGACAATTTCGCAGTTGAGTTAGCAGTAAATTACCTGTATTCTGATACAGGAAATGTATATTTAAAATATGAGAGAGGATTTACTTCCCCTGCTCCTGCTTTAATCACAAATAGATATGCTACTACTCATCCAGATCCTACAAAAGCTGGTGTATACTACTTTAATGACCTTGATTCTGAAACTTACAATACTTTTGAATTAGGATTTAGGGATACTTTTGGAATTTCAGAATTAAACGGGGCTGTTTTCTATACTCTGACAAATGATGAAATAAGAAGTTCAGGACATGCTTCTAATACTCAACATTTAATAGAAAATATAAATCTGGATAAGACAGAAAGATATGGATTTGAACTTTCAGCTAAACAGGATATAGGAAAATTTACTTTTAATGAAAGTTACAATTATGTACATGCAAAAGTAAAAAAAGCTAATGACAATGGAGAGAAGCTTGATGGAAAAAGAATTGCTTATGTCCCTAATCATAAATTATCTTTAGGTGTATTATATTCTTTCAATGAAAGATTCAATATTGGTGGAGATGTTGTCTATAAAAGTGCAGTTTATCTTACAAACAATAATGAGGGTGGAAAGAAAAATGCACATGCTGTAGCAAATATCAGAGCTAACTTTAAGGCTACAGAAAGTCTTAATCTATATGCTGGAGTAAATAATGTATTTGATAAAAAATACTATGATTATGTTTCATATAGTTCTTCTACTAATGAATTTTTATATGACCCTGCATATGAGAGAAACTATTATGTAGGATTTAAATTCCAGTTTTAA